GTATGGCTAGTTATCAGTACTGACTCCAAACTTGTACTGCACacccgtagagagagagagacctaaaTATTAATTTCGACTCAcgttcatcaaaaaaattaagattgTTGATAGATCTTGATCGGTACAGCCTGATGACCCCAAGGAGATGGCTAAACATAATTTTACTTTTTAACCTTTGATtagtgttgcagttgatcctagTCATTCAATCTGTAAGGTGACTCAAATTTGATCGTGATCCTTATCTTAAAAACATTATTGATAGGATTGGATAATCTATAAATctaaatattataaaatgataCTTTGATCGATCTGTAAAATTTATCTGATGCTTAAATTAGTAAAAGATTCAAATGACTCGATAAATGATAATTATTTaaagtgattgatttattttaaatgagagattatttgaagTGATATGATATGATTTGTTGTGTGATGTGTATTGATGGTAGCGTATGTAAGAATATTTTATAGTGTGGTAAAGAGATGTAGAGAACTAAATTATGACAGATAGAATcggaagtgtatatatatatatatatatatatatatatatatatatatatatatatatatatatatatatatccaaaagtAAAATATAAATCTTGAATAGAAcccttatcataaacatgtattaGGGAGGTTGATCTGCTATAACTCGGCTAATTAAGACTAACCGATCCCAATCGAACCGAACCGGCGGGTCAAGAACGTCGTCGTGTGACTCGTTTTACTGAGTGGGCCGAATTAAACGGACCGGGCCGTTAATGGCGGTGCTTCTCAAGCAGTTTAAGAGCCCGCTTCGGGAGGGAGGGCGAGCGCCGCTATGTTTGCGATCCGAGGGTGTTGGTGGCGGCCGATAGTGTTGAGGAGCCGAACCTACTACGCGTCTCCCATGGCCGCTGCCAACGCTTCCAGGAACCCCGGGTCTCCCGCGGCCTTCTCCACCGGATCCCCAAGCCCTAACCGCAAGAGGGTCGGGACCCACAACGGCAGCTTCCACTGCGATGAGGCCCTCGGCTGCTTCTTGATTCGCCTAACTGAAAAGTTCTCCGGCGCCGAGGTCGTCCGAACTAGAGACTCCCAGGTGCGCTGTTCTTCGTTTGTTTTGTTCTCTTCGTTTCTGTCTTTAGGAAAATTGATGTCGACGGCACTTTTGCTCTTCGATTTTGAATTAGAAgaagctataaaaaaaaataaaaataaaagataagaaaaaggaagaaagcacACAAAACGAGGAGTTTTTGAGCAACTTGTTGTACTTAGCTTCATCATTACTTATTCCAAATAGGTAAGTAAGAGATATGAACATTCCACCAGATTGGTTTCAGTTTAAGCTATGATGGTTCGACAGCAACAGTCTGAAATTTACTTAAATTGGAGGGTGTATTAGTTATAGTTTCGGTTCATATGGTTCAAATTAACATCCTAAAATTTATTAAAACTGGAGGGGAGTCTCAAGCTTTTGCTATACCGAGTGAGGGCACAGTAGGTGCTTGAGTTTGTCATTCTAATACTGTGGGCTACCACATTTAGGAATGGTTATAAAAGTGGCATTCTTATGTGCATAGAAACATCTGTTCATGCTTCTATCATCTACTTATCTTTGCTATTTCATTTTTCACAAAAGTCTTTCTCTTGGATTTCATATGGTAGAAAGGTATTTATTCTGTGTTAATATGTTTTACAATTTGCAGCTTCTTGAAACACTAGATGCAGTTCTCGATGTTGGTGGTGTTTATGATCCTATCCGAGACCGTTATGATCATCATCAAAACGGATTTAGCGAGGTTTTTGGCCATGGGTTCAACACCAAGCTTAGTAGTGCTGGACTTGTCTATAAGgtagtatatatacatatttatcttTGCTGCCATAAAATTAACTCTTCCATTTAGATAAGTGTTGACTGGTACAAGGATTTAGATAAGTGTGTCAACTTCATATTTTGAGAAGGAATAAGGACTCATTGctagttccctgcccaatcaggcTGTCATCCAGTGTGAAAGCATAAAATAGGCCACTTGGGCAAGTTGATCATGGGTGTCAGTTTAACAGATAAACTTGGATAGAAATTAGATACTGTTAGCTCTCACATAACTTGTCGGCCTTTGTGAGGACATCTGCCGTCATGCACTCAATGCTCTTCTTAATCTGATGAACTATCTGTATATATGTGGTGTAATTTATCTTTTACAATGTTCCGGTTAATTTGATGTACTTTTACATTTTTAATTGCAGCATTATGGCAAGGAGATAATTGCAAAGGAGCTTCAGCTTGATGAGGGACACGAGAATGTACAACGCCTGTATCTTTCTGTGTACAAAAGCTTCGTTGAGGTACAATAGAATATTTACGCGTTATTCTTCCTCGTCCCTTTTATACGTTTTGGATATCCTTGTTTTTCTATCAAAGAAGGGTTATGGATTTTTATTAAGCAAATTATGGTTTCTACCTATTTTTAATGTTCTTGCTTCAGTGAAccaatgtctctctctctctctctctctctctccacgtgTGCATATCATTTGCAAAGCTTTGTGCTAGTAGATGTTGTGCTTTTCTGTGGGTCAGATTGTGGTTGCACTTTCtgaattattaaattaaaaatcccCTTAAAGTATATTGTTCAATTGACTTTCATTCTGATTTCTTTACAAACATAAGCCCTTCTCTCTGTTGGCTAGGTTGGAAGATGATATAATGGGATGTAATTTAGATTATAATGAGCATCTTCTAGACAATCTATGTATCTGCATTAAACAAGGCAACATTTTTGAGTGCTTAAATGTCCTCAGGCAATATTGATACATGATTATAAAGCCAGGTTTTAAATACCGTACCATACTAATGTACTGATTAGTTGTCGATATGATACATACTGAACGTACCGATACATGATACACTAAAGCATACCGATGTACTGCCTGTGTCAGTCCTATATCGGATCGGTCCATACCGAATGGTATAGTATGGTTTTGCAAACcatgtaaatataataatatttccaATGTTAGATCTTCATGATTCAAAGGTTGATAAGTTGCCATTCTTTCTCAGTGGAAAAAAGATATTGATGCATAAGTAGGTTCATCAATGAATTTGGAAAAATGGGTTTATCATTTCTGATGAAATAGCTTGATCAATTGATGTGCTGACAGATGAAAATATTATGGAAACAATACTTTTGACTGAGATTAGAGATTAGGTGTAGTAATCGGACCAAATGTCATGTACTTATAACTTTGTCCACTTTTACCAGGGGGGTTTAGAATTAGTTCCTGGTTGCATTCCAATTCATGACATGACTATGGTGACTGCTGATCTTGTACTGGATACTTGATGGCACAAGCATGCCCCTGGCAATCCAGTAGATGTAAATTCTTGGTTCTGGTATTTTTGTAAAGAATTTGAAGATAACTAGTGCAAGCTCTTGAGGTTGTCATGTAGAATTGTATATAGTTGATTATGGATTTTATAAATCCCTATCTGAGCTACTTGCTGTTTTGCACTTGCACAGCCCTACTTATGTTTTTATACTACTCTCGATTTGTGCAAAAATGATTATAATGTCTAAGAAATTCCTTCAGCATTTTGATCTTATGTAGTTGGTAGATTAATATTACAAGGTACTGTTTTGCTAGATGAAAATATTTTGCCACCAATTACAAATTAATAATTCTTATTTTCTAAAATTTACAGAATTTGACAGTTGGCCTGTAATTGATTTAGGTACTTCTTTCTGATATGCAAGTGTGATGTGCTTTGATTTAGATGAGTTTTTTACAATTTTCTTTTACTGTTTGAAGTTTACCTGTGtgttatgcagctttgctcataGTTGTTACGTGATTCTTGATTCATGATAAActaatttgtattttttatttcatacattTTACAGGCAATTGATGCCATTGacaatggaatcaatcaatatgaCACAGATCAGCCTCCAAAGTATGTGAACAACACACATTTGTCTTCAAGAGTTGGTCGTCTAAATTTGGATTGGATGGATCCTGACCAGTCATCTGAGAAGGAGAATGCGGCTTTTCAGCAGGCAATGATGCTAGCTGGTGGTGAATTTTTGGAGGTTAAGTTCTGCTATCTTCTTGTCATGGGCACTATTTTTCGTCATCTAGATGCTTATatgttgccttctttgatgattcTTAACTTCTTCAGTAATTGTTGATAACTTATTGGATGAATAACAAACCTTTTCCTTTCCTTCATATTTTGTCAGAGTGTTCGGTTTCATGTTAGATCATGGTTACCTGCAAGATCCATAGTTCTTGAATGTCTAGCCTCAAGATGCAACGTTGATCCCAGTGGTGAAATTATGGTTTTGGATAGATTTTGCCCTGTAAGTTTGTTAAGTTATTTTGTCTCAATTATAGCTTTGCTGGTTGCTATTTCATACTTGTGAGTCTTAATTATCCCTTTTTTGTGTTTAAAACTGATGTTTACCATCTGTGACATCACATTTTCAAACTTCAGTAAGTCTGAAGTTAGTTGAAAAACAATTCTTAAATACATAATTTGTCATCATCATGCTTGCTATAATATGATTTTTGTTGATTATACAATTGCCTACCCTGAGCTGTAAATTTGATTCTGAGTTTTCCAACCAACACAAACATTGTGTTTGTAAACAAAGTGCTTAAGGTGTGATGGCATACTTGCATTCTGCATATATGAGGGCTTGCCAATATTTGTGTTGGGCTAGCACACTGTTTTTCTCAGTTGGTTTGCCTTCTTGTCTCAATCAGTCTCAATCAACATTTTACATGCATGCACACTGCTCCCACAGTTCCTGCGTGGACTTCTGTAACTTTAAACCAGAGGGAGtagtttgattcatcattttgaaAGCTACTCTAGGGAGCTTTGGAGAATTGAAATTGCTAAAGCTTTTATAGCTGTCTGCAGCTTTTGGAGTTTGTTTACTCCAGAAAGTGGGACTTTTTCACGTCAAAGCACTTTAGTTTATGTTGAGGGATGTTCAGTGTCTTGCACCTTATCTTGAAGAATGATACTAGTGCTGAGTGATCTAGAGATGTAAATATGATCAGGCCTTTGAGATACCTTCCTTTCTTATTCTTGTGTAGAAATCTTCTATTACTTATGCAATTTCTCGACTCTAGTCTCACTGGATTGGATTTTATGTTGTCGCATTGATTCTTACCGAATTGGTGAGGGACCAGCTTTCAATTGATTGGTACAATGCAAAGCTTGCGTGTGCAGCCCTTTCAGAAGCATTTTACCCCCTTCCTTTGATTTAATCCAATTGATCAGCCTTGCTGCTGGTAAATCAAATCAGGTGCAACTATTGGGCTAAGTGGCTCCAATTCGTCCTATTCATGTTAAAACTAATGCGCAgcagagagctaaggtgtccttcTAGGTGTGAACTATGGGTCGAATTTAGATGCATGCAGACACAGCAGGAGGTGGATAAAGATTGGATCATTTCCTGAATTGAGTGAAAAAAAGCAGAAAAATAGAACTATCAGGAAATTAACTGTGGTTTTACTTTGCTGAATAGTTTTAACCAAGTCTTTTGGTTCGAAGTTCGAACCCAATGTGTTTAACTCAGGTGCGCCAGTTGAAATCCGAAGCTCCAGTTCAAATTC
Above is a genomic segment from Musa acuminata AAA Group cultivar baxijiao chromosome BXJ3-4, Cavendish_Baxijiao_AAA, whole genome shotgun sequence containing:
- the LOC135635440 gene encoding uncharacterized protein LOC135635440; the protein is MFAIRGCWWRPIVLRSRTYYASPMAAANASRNPGSPAAFSTGSPSPNRKRVGTHNGSFHCDEALGCFLIRLTEKFSGAEVVRTRDSQLLETLDAVLDVGGVYDPIRDRYDHHQNGFSEVFGHGFNTKLSSAGLVYKHYGKEIIAKELQLDEGHENVQRLYLSVYKSFVEAIDAIDNGINQYDTDQPPKYVNNTHLSSRVGRLNLDWMDPDQSSEKENAAFQQAMMLAGGEFLESVRFHVRSWLPARSIVLECLASRCNVDPSGEIMVLDRFCPWKLHLFELEKELKIDPLIKYVIFQDERSKSWRVQAVAVSPDMFESRRPLPLAWRGLRDDELSEKSGIPGCVFVHMGGFIGGNQTYDGALAMARTALGSY